Proteins from a genomic interval of Thamnophis elegans isolate rThaEle1 chromosome 2, rThaEle1.pri, whole genome shotgun sequence:
- the NPFF gene encoding pro-FMRFamide-related neuropeptide FF: protein MVASRLLLALALLLSGSLRSVRSLEEALGSQELLAEEPNGYPERLLDWMPQEGEDHTGQSLPDDHLLGVLLRTLFHAVQRPGRSPSFLFQPQRFGREVRSSNLRNVGRIKPRAWDSLAPQFLSMAAPQRFGKKK from the exons ATGGTCGCTTCCCGCCTTTTGCTAGCGCTGGCCTTGCTTCTCTCGGGCAGCCTGAGGTCGGTTCGGAGTCTCGAGGAGGCGCTCGGCTCCCAAGAACTCTTGGCCGAAGAACCCAATGGCTACCCGGAGAGGTTATTAGACTGGATG CCACAAGAGGGTGAGGACCACACTGGTCAGAGCTTACCTGATGACCATCTGCTGGGCGTCCTTCTCCGGACATTGTTCCATGCTGTGCAGAGACCTGGTCgcagtccttccttcctattcCAGCCACAGAG GTTTGGCCGTGAAGTCAGATCCAGCAATTTGAGAAATGTTGGCCGGATCAAACCACGGGCTTGGGATTCTCTGGCCCCTCAATTTCTGAGTATGGCTGCCCCACAACGCTTTGGCAAGAAAAAATGA